The sequence below is a genomic window from Artemia franciscana unplaced genomic scaffold, ASM3288406v1 PGA_scaffold_112, whole genome shotgun sequence.
catgacacttattGTATTGCATGCAGTGTTGCgatattgattttttgaattgtACTAGACATAGGTCTAAAAATGTACTTCCCAGGAAAAAATGTACCAGACGCACACGCGATCTTCTTTCGCGCTACTGTACGAATCTATACAATATCGTTCTTTTCgcttatttttctctctcttcccGATGGCtcccattttcttttctaacctTATTTTTCCGCACCTTCGTGTTTTCTGGAATAGAGCTTGGCTCTAGAGCGTGCTCAGTAGCCAAAGAGCTAAAATGTGCCTATTGAGGTAAATTAGTTCTGCCAAATGAAGGTAACTCAGAGCTGGAAAGTCCCGCAAAGTCTGCCACAAAGGAAAAACGGTTGAGTCGCGAAGAAATTCCACTGGATCCACGAACCACGGACCCAGAGATGTCTCTTCCGAAAATCCCTTATTCGTCTTATTTAACCAATTTGAACAACGCTTACGGAAAAGCGGTAGTAGCCTAACCTAAGTGATAACCAAAAGGATAGCAATTTTAAGCAGAGTGAAGCGGAAGAAACCGCAgataaccaaaacaaaaactccAAATATGCTTTGTCCATGGAGGACATATGTTATGTCTATGGGCCTGGCTCTAATCGAGAAAGGGGTTGTTGAGTTGTGGAGCTCGGAATGAGCTCAAATTAAAATTACGGCCCATTTTACGGCgttatttatctttctttatgttagaTGATCGGATACAAAAGTAGGAATGAACAGAAAAACAAGATATtcacttcttttaaaaactaaaacttcttagGAATTACCACGAGATCATCACGTCTTCAATATCTCTTAGTAGAGACTCAATTTCCTCCTGTTGATCATCTTCTACTTCAACAATTACCTGTTCTTCAGACCCTTTCTTTTTTGCATGAGGGTTCCAGGAGACACAAGTACCATGGTCGCGAATATGCTCCCTTGTCCGAATCAAGGAGTAAATGGTGTCAACTGCAAGGCGGTTTCGAGACTTCGTTTTAACCACCGACACTGCACTGAAAATACGTTCGACACAGGCCGATGAGTGTGGAAGGGACATGACAGAAAACATGAATGTACAAAGCTCTGCATACTTTGAAGAGCCAAGACCATTTTTAAGCTCGTTCAGTTTCCCCCAGAATACCTCTGGACTTTTcaagtgttggggtggcaaaTGCTTTGATTCAGCAGGGATTGATCGCCACTGAGAGCTCAATTCTTCTAGAGATTGTCGGTTGACTAAGTTAGGAAACATGACTAGTACTGGTACTAAATCCTCTCGGCCAGAGGCAGCCACAACCGGGTCGATCACTTTCATTTTCTGCAGAACCTTAAAGGTTGAGTTGCAGTAAAAGCGGACATAAAACTCCTTTGCCAACTTCACATAAAACTTCAGACACACTAGTTTGAACGCATGCACTGTTGGGGCAGGAATATTTTTCTCGATAACCTCAGCTTCCACGTTTGCTCCCACATAGATTCGTTCGAGAGGCAAGAAATACTCTCGGTTGGACGGATCATAGGTCCCTAACGGCTTGTTTTCAACTACTTCCGGACGTAGGAAGTTCCTTAGGATAGTCTCAAATACCGTAGAGACCTCGTTGCAAAGGTAGTGCAGCCTAACCCCCTCAACTTGAAACAATATGTTCAGCTTGTTGACTTGCGGCAAAATGAAGCCCAGGAACTGCAAGTACAGTTTCGTGTACACATTTTCCATCATTTTCAGGACTTTTTCAGCAGAGGCTGAATTGATGGCCTTGAATTCCTCGTAAAAGTTCACTTTCAGAGCTCTCCGCTGTTCTAAAATTCGCATAACTACGGACTCGAGAGACAGCCAATGGACGTCACAGACTTTCAGCAGTCTATGGTTTTTCGTATCTGTTATCCCCTGAAACTCTGCATATGGTGCAATACGCTTTGGTGAATGCTGTATATAGTTATATACATCACGGACAAACTCATCAAATTCTAGTGGGATCTCTTTGGAGGCGTTAGACGCGCATAGTGCAAGGCTATGGCACACACAGCCTACAACAATAACATACGGATTGTCAATTTTCACAAGAGCCTTCAGCCCCGTTACCTCCCCCATGTTCACAGAGGCATTATCCCATCCGAAACCTATGCAGTTCTCTTTTGGGATATTTCTGACGCTGAGTAGCTTATCTACTTCTCCCTTCATTATCTGAGCTGTTGCTGATGGCACCTCGACAAGTCCTAATAAGCGATCGCAAACACGTTTTAACTGAGGACACCAGAAGCGAGCAACAACAGCCATAGATTTAACAACAGATTTGTCAGTCGATTCATCCAACAAGATTGAAAACTTGCATTTCTGCAATTTCTCTGAGAGAGCCTGGTCTGCATCAGGTGCCAACTTTTTCACAATGATATTTCGTGTTTTGTCACGGCCGCACGTAATCTTACCTGCGATCACGGAATCAGGGAACACATTTTTTAGGAGCCCTGGCAGATGTTCCATAACCCTAAATGGCAGGTTGTGTTCAGCAATAAAGCCGCTGAGCTTCAGCTCTGCATTCTCAACACTCTTCTGCAACATCACACTTTTCTTAAATTCAACGTTACTGGAGCACAAGTTTGCTAGATCAGTTGTATGCTGCTTTGCCTCAAAGTTCTTTACatggaatttatttttagaatgtCGAAGAGCATGGGTTTTTCCTCCAATGTAACTTAAATTGCAAACCAGGCACATAAATCTCGTACTGTCCTTCTCATCCTTCCAAATCCATTTCTGCAGGTCTTTGTCAGAAAGCCAGTCACTGTTAAATTTGTGCTTGTaatgtgtctttttcttttttggctttgcCTTGACATTCATTCTCTCATCAACACATTCGTCATCAGACTCTTCAGATTCACTAGATTCAGTACTGCTGCCACTTTCTTCACCTAGTGATATCATATCCTAGTCACAGTTTTTGCTGTTCTTATCACTGCCCAAGTTTGCTCGGCTATCAGGGTTTATTCCAGTCTGTACTTCTGTCAACTCCTGCAATTCTTCAGTGGGTTTGTTCGGATTTTCTTGTCCCTTATCTGTCTCATCTGGAGGTCCTggctttttgaaaaactgttgaaGTTTTGATTGCTTCATTTTGTCCTTAAAAACGATACATAGCATATAATTCCATGTATCTACTAGCTACTCTCTACTACGTATGGTAAATCAAAAAAGAGGattaaaactagcttttttcacGGTAAGAATGACAAGCATACTAGGCTAGATAGTAATTTTACTTCGGGATTTTTTTGTTAGCTTTCAGGTAAACAGATGCTGACAAAAAACCAGAGATTCCCTTCTACAATCACACAACACAGAAGTACGGATTTCCTATAGAGATTTCCCTGAAAAACTGTGTTATGTGATAGCAGTAAATAGTGCATGGGTGATCGAAATATGTACTGATATTCCAATAAACACGGTGACAAAGACAGTGAAAACTCTGATCACAAAGATGTGTGCGCCTGTCATCTCTTTAAGAAGAGTAACCATCTGGTAAGCTACTACAAAATTACCCATGGCCATGATAGATATAAAGGAACGCTTATCCTCCACAGAATTTCAGGCTGTGGGATACTTGTCACTGACTTTGTCAGGTACTACCCATGTCAGTAATTACCCTGATTTTGGTAGAGTAGCctacaggttaaaaaaaaatacaataaaggttcctgctttttttattccaaaactagcAATGGTGAAGTAGAGGTATGCTTATTTAAACAGTTACCATACTTAAATATAAACAGTGcagttttgggctaaatggtaGAATTAAGATCCAAAATACCTATTCAGGTAGACTATTTTCAGAGGCCCCTAATTGCCTACTTTGGCTAATTGATAGTTAACTTTAGTCACAGCAAATGCATGAAAATGGCAAAGTTCAAAGTCAACAAACATTCAAATAAGTATGACTTTGTCAGGTACGACCCATGTC
It includes:
- the LOC136041156 gene encoding uncharacterized protein LOC136041156, producing the protein MISLGEESGSSTESSESEESDDECVDERMNVKAKPKKKKTHYKHKFNSDWLSDKDLQKWIWKDEKDSTRFMCLVCNLSYIGGKTHALRHSKNKFHVKNFEAKQHTTDLANLCSSNVEFKKSVMLQKSVENAELKLSGFIAEHNLPFRVMEHLPGLLKNVFPDSVIAGKITCGRDKTRNIIVKKLAPDADQALSEKLQKCKFSILLDESTDKSVVKSMAVVARFWCPQLKRVCDRLLGLVEVPSATAQIMKGEVDKLLSVRNIPKENCIGFGWDNASVNMGEAVCAIALHYARLTPPKRSH